A region from the Nostoc sp. HK-01 genome encodes:
- a CDS encoding putative ABC transporter permease protein, ABC-2, whose protein sequence is MFWQLKASLQRSHVQHYWELLQVLVARNLNVRYRGSFLGVYWSLLNPLLMTGAYTAIFGTTFASYYGNSIFNYVLAVFTGLVVINFFSASTGQALLSVVNNGTLLNKINLPTSVFPVSMVVANIFQFAVGVFPLLALVTLINSKSLVNVFLLLLPLLALVLVCIGISLLVSALFVFFRDLPYFYELVVSLLWLSSPIFYPVVIVPTTVKTFLVLNPLFPVIESIRQISLSGALPEVHLIVHSLLSGIIFLALGITCFRWLRTSFMDLL, encoded by the coding sequence ATGTTCTGGCAATTAAAAGCGAGTTTGCAGCGATCGCACGTGCAGCATTACTGGGAATTGCTACAAGTATTAGTAGCAAGGAATTTAAATGTGCGTTACCGAGGCTCGTTTTTAGGAGTGTATTGGTCGCTGCTCAATCCACTACTAATGACAGGAGCATATACAGCAATTTTTGGTACGACTTTCGCTTCTTATTATGGCAATTCTATTTTCAACTATGTGCTGGCAGTATTCACCGGACTGGTAGTAATTAACTTCTTCTCAGCATCTACAGGTCAAGCCTTATTGAGTGTAGTGAACAATGGGACGTTATTGAACAAAATTAATTTGCCAACTAGTGTTTTTCCGGTATCAATGGTTGTCGCAAATATCTTTCAGTTTGCAGTCGGAGTTTTTCCTTTACTAGCATTAGTGACATTAATTAATTCCAAAAGCTTAGTCAATGTATTTTTGTTGTTGTTACCCTTACTAGCGCTGGTGCTTGTATGTATTGGAATTAGCTTGCTAGTGAGTGCTTTATTTGTATTTTTTAGAGATTTGCCTTATTTCTATGAATTGGTTGTTTCTCTACTTTGGTTAAGTAGCCCTATATTTTATCCAGTAGTAATTGTGCCAACAACAGTAAAGACATTTTTGGTACTGAATCCTTTGTTTCCAGTGATTGAAAGTATCCGTCAAATTTCTTTATCAGGAGCATTGCCAGAAGTTCACTTAATTGTACACTCACTTTTAAGCGGAATTATTTTTTTGGCTCTAGGAATAACTTGCTTTCGCTGGTTGCGAACTTCATTTATGGATTTGCTGTAG